One Epinephelus lanceolatus isolate andai-2023 chromosome 10, ASM4190304v1, whole genome shotgun sequence genomic region harbors:
- the rcvrn2 gene encoding recoverin 2 produces the protein MGNTTSSALSKEILEDLKLSTKFTENEISQWYENFQTQCPTGRITPEEFEQIYARFFPDSDAKSYARHVFRSFDTNDDGTLDFKEYIIALHMTSTGKTTRKLEWAFSLFDVDKNGYINKTEVTEICQAIFKLIPKEEQSRLREDENTPEKRANKLWSYFEKKDNERLAEGEFIKGVIENENAMRLIHYEPMKQ, from the exons ATGGGAAATACCACCAGTAGCGCATTATCAAAGGAGATCCTGGAGGATCTAAAGCTCAGCACCAAATTTACCGAAAACGAGATCAGCCAGTGGTACGAGAACTTTCAGACTCAGTGCCCGACGGGACGTATCACACCTGAAGAGTTCGAGCAGATCTATGCCCGCTTCTTCCCTGACAGTGACGCCAAGAGCTACGCACGACATGTGTTCCGCTCCTTTGACACCAACGATGACGGCACTTTGGACTTCAAGGAGTACATCATCGCACTGCACATGACCTCCACTGGGAAGACGACCCGAAAACTGGAGTGGGCCTTTTCGCTGTTTGATGTGGACAAGAACGGATACATCAACAAGACGGAGGTGACGGAGATCTGCCAG GCCATATTTAAGCTGATCCCAAAGGAGGAGCAGAGCAGGCTACGAGAGGATGAGAACACACCCGAGAAGAGAGCCAACAAGCTGTGGTCTTACTTCGAAAAGAAAGACAACG AGCGACTGGCTGAAGGAGAGTTCATCAAAGGAGTGATTGAAAATGAGAATGCAATGCGTCTTATCCACTACGAACCAATGAAACAATAA